A section of the Oreochromis niloticus isolate F11D_XX linkage group LG9, O_niloticus_UMD_NMBU, whole genome shotgun sequence genome encodes:
- the dselb gene encoding dermatan-sulfate epimerase-like protein, with product MCSQTPGNMAGSWVVYSAFLLPLFAVGTAFSGVFNTTDRDVFTDDLLQVKLAQDRASEHWKLQSADSHPNLYFNQVDVLHLRQRSSTTHSHIFKVIRAAVLTMLSNVPFYLPPVKHEEFTSKWNEIYGNNLPPLALYCLLCPEDSAALQFLIKFMDRMAEYSDWKVTSAPNDEVPMAHSLTGFATAYDFIYSYLDQRRRDLYLKKIRAETVELYELSKYRGWGKQYLQNHQTTNILAILTGALVVGSHDDPESMIWKQVAVNYMEKTMFLLNHVVDGSLDEGVAYGSYTAKSITQYVFLAQRHFNIDNMQNNWLRGHFWFYYATLLPGFQRTVGIADSNYNWFYGPESQLVFLDTFVMKNGTGNWLAQQIRKHRPKDGPMGQSSAQRWATLHTEYIWYNSHLTPQPPHDFGKAKMHIFSNWGVVTYGAGLPNGQSNTFVSFKSGSLGGRAVYDIVHDKPYSWVDGWNSFNPGHEHPDQNSFTFAPNGQVFVSEALYGPKYSYLNNVLVFSPSPTSQCNNPWEGQLGECAKWLRWTDEGVGDARGEVIAASSHKDTMFVSGEAALAYSPAMRLKSVFRALVLLNSQTLLVLDHVEKWGDSPVKSLSAFFHNLDIDFKYVPFRFMDRYNGAMMDVWDAHYKMFWFDTQGHSPETRIQEAEQAAEFKKRWTQYINVTFQMTGPVSRVAYVLHGPYVKVSNCRFIDNSKNGVRLSLIINNTEKIVSIATNYKDIGARLSYLGFGGHSKVEDRYQITRYGLGTQILPKQISSDNQLFDFGFTVNVIAGVVLCVAIGFLTMQRKFYVCFSRLMRYALLTVLILWIAELLFVSNSCDQLLCGVKWKGAGAKSEVNKQIRLYEQHRLPLPTVVITTLPGSGSEILKHLFYNSSDFVYIRVPTEHVDIPETEFEFDSLVDACEWSRSDAVNGRFKIIQGWLHSLVHNTKLHLQNIQLVEGSKVKQTQRVSVPRDRKKRSRKREPASDLKGKLRASLDRDAEYVREMRRHVTEYPNARVVINMRSGSWTLKLPFIQEVVGLSLRTIYLVRDPRAWIYLMVYNSKPSLYSLKNIPQHLSLIFKEDAVRDGCSAVAPEFKMIQRLLSRYETNPVLILAHLWLAHTAAALRVSESLPEESFLRVRFEDVVNFPQETAETIHTFLGVPVSPTALNQLIFTTSTNLYNLMYEGDISPANINMWRQKMSRKDVRLIEDVCGSVMKRLGYTRFAS from the coding sequence ATGTGCTCGCAAACACCTGGAAACATGGCTGGCAGCTGGGTTGTATATTCAGCTTTTTTACTACCATTGTTCGCAGTGGGCACAGCTTTCTCGGGGGTCTTCAACACCACAGACAGAGACGTTTTCACAGATGACTTGCTGCAGGTCAAACTCGCACAAGACAGAGCGAGTGAGCACTGGAAGCTCCAGTCTGCTGACTCCCATCCCAACCTATATTTTAACCAAGTGGATGTGTTACACTTGAGGCAAAGGTCCTCTACCACCCACAGTCACATATTTAAAGTCATCAGAGCTGCTGTGCTCACTATGTTGTCTAATGTTCCCTTTTACTTGCCCCCTGTGAAACATGAGGAGTTTACAAGCAAGTGGAATGAGATTTATGGGAACAACCTGCCTCCCCTGGCTCTCTACTGCCTGTTGTGCCCAGAGGATTCTGCTGCTCTGCAGTTTCTTATCAAGTTTATGGATAGGATGGCCGAATATTCAGACTGGAAGGTGACCAGTGCACCGAACGATGAGGTGCCCATGGCGCACTCTCTCACTGGGTTTGCTACTGCTTATGACTTTATTTACTCTTACCTGGATCAGCGTAGAAGGGATTTATACCTCAAGAAAATTCGCGCTGAGACGGTGGAGCTGTATGAGCTCTCTAAGTACAGAGGATGGGGCAAACAGTATCTCCAAAATCATCAAACCACCAACATATTAGCCATCCTGACAGGTGCATTAGTGGTGGGGTCACATGACGATCCAGAGTCAATGATCTGGAAACAAGTGGCAGTTAACTATATGGAAAAAACAATGTTTCTTTTGAATCACGTTGTTGATGGCTCCCTGGATGAGGGAGTAGCCTACGGAAGCTACACAGCCAAGTCTATCACCCAGTATGTGTTCTTAGCTCAGCGTCATTTCAACATAGACAACATGCAGAACAACTGGCTGCGGGGCCACTTTTGGTTTTATTATGCCACGCTGTTGCCGGGCTTTCAGAGAACAGTCGGCATTGCGGACTCCAACTACAACTGGTTTTATGGTCCAGAGAGCCAGCTTGTTTTCCTCGACACCTTCGTCATGAAGAACGGAACGGGCAACTGGCTGGCTCAACAGATTAGAAAGCATCGGCCGAAGGACGGCCCTATGGGGCAgtcatctgcacagcgctgggCTACACTTCACACAGAATACATCTGGTACAACTCCCACCTCACGCCGCAGCCTCCCCACGATTTTGGCAAAGCTAAAATGCATATTTTCTCAAACTGGGGTGTGGTTACATACGGAGCTGGGCTTCCCAATGGCCAGAGTAATACTTTTGTCTCCTTTAAGTCTGGCAGCCTGGGTGGCCGTGCAGTCTATGACATTGTCCATGACAAGCCTTACTCCTGGGTGGATGGCTGGAACAGCTTCAACCCTGGTCATGAGCACCCAGACCAGAACTCTTTTACTTTTGCTCCTAATGGGCAAGTATTTGTGTCTGAAGCACTTTATGGTCCAAAGTACAGCTACCTTAACAATGTTTTAGTGTTCAGTCCATCTCCTACAAGCCAGTGTAACAATCCATGGGAGGGTCAGTTGGGGGAGTGCGCTAAGTGGCTGCGCTGGACCGATGAAGGGGTGGGTGATGCTAGAGGTGAGGTGATTGCCGCTTCGTCACACAAGGATACGATGTTTGTGAGTGGGGAAGCCGCGCTGGCTTATTCACCCGCCATGAGACTAAAGAGTGTCTTCAGAGCTTTGGTTCTGCTCAACTCGCAGACTTTGCTAGTCCTTGACCATGTAGAAAAATGGGGCGATTCACCGGTAAAGTCACTCAGTGCTTTTTTCCACAATCTCGACATTGACTTTAAATATGTTCCTTTCAGATTCATGGACAGATATAACGGCGCGATGATGGATGTGTGGGATGCTCATTATAAAATGTTCTGGTTTGACACTCAGGGCCACAGCCCTGAAACACGCATACAGGAAGCAGAGCAGGCGGCTGAGTTTAAAAAGAGGTGGACGCAGTATATAAACGTTACTTTCCAAATGACAGGCCCGGTCAGCAGAGTGGCTTACGTGCTGCACGGACCGTATGTCAAAGTGTCCAACTGTAGATTTATAGATAACAGCAAAAATGGAGTGAGGCTTTCTTTAATCATTAATAACACAGAGAAGATTGTGTCCATTGCTACAAACTATAAGGACATTGGGGCAAGGTTGAGTTATTTGGGATTTGGAGGTCACAGTAAAGTTGAGGATAGATATCAAATCACCCGATACGGCCTTGGGACACAAATCCTCCCTAAACAAATCAGCAGCGATAATCAGCTGTTTGACTTTGGATTCACAGTCAATGTAATAGCGGGGGTCGTTCTCTGCGTGGCTATAGGATTTTTGACCATGCAGAGAAAGTTTTATGTTTGCTTCAGCAGGCTGATGCGTTACGCACTCCTCACCGTGCTCATTCTGTGGATAGCCGAGCTGCTGTTTGTCTCTAACAGCTGCGATCAGCTTCTCTGTGGGGTGAAATGGAAAGGTGCGGGTGCCAAAAGcgaagtaaacaaacaaatcagATTGTACGAGCAGCACCGGCTCCCCCTTCCCACTGTTGTCATAACGACCCTTCCCGGATCGGGATCGGAAATACTCAAGCACCTTTTTTACAATAGCTCGGACTTTGTTTATATAAGGGTCCCCACCGAGCACGTGGACATTCCTGAGACAgagtttgagtttgattccCTGGTCGATGCCTGTGAGTGGTCAAGGTCAGACGCCGTGAATGGGCGGTTTAAGATTATCCAGGGCTGGCTGCATTCGCTGGTGCATAACACAAAGCTGCACTTGCAAAATATTCAGCTCGTAGAGGGCAGCAAGGTCAAGCAGACCCAGAGAGTCAGCGTCCCCagggacagaaagaaaagatcCAGGAAGAGAGAACCGGCATCTGACCTGAAGGGCAAACTGAGGGCCAGTCTGGATAGAGATGCAGAGTATGTAAGGGAAATGAGAAGGCATGTTACAGAGTACCCTAACGCCCGGGTGGTAATCAACATGCGGAGTGGAAGCTGGACACTCAAACTGCCTTTCATTCAGGAGGTAGTGGGACTTTCCTTGAGGACAATATACTTGGTGAGAGACCCGAGAGCATGGATTTATCTCATGGTTTATAACAGCAAACCCAGCCTATACTCCCTTAAAAACATCCCACAGCACCTTTCCTTGATATTCAAGGAGGATGCTGTCAGGGATGGGTGCTCAGCTGTTGCGCCAGAGTTTAAAATGATCCAGAGGCTACTGTCCCGTTATGAGACAAATCCTGTTTTGATTCTGGCACATTTGTGGCTGGCGCACACCGCAGCTGCTCTGAGGGTCAGCGAGAGCCTTCCCGAGGAGTCCTTTCTCCGAGTGAGGTTTGAGGATGTGGTCAACTTCCCCCAGGAGACGGCAGAGACAATACACACATTTCTAGGTGTGCCTGTGTCACCCACAGCCCTCAATCAACTCATATTCACCACTTCTACGAACCTGTACAATCTAATGTATGAAGGAGACATCTCACCAGCCAACATTAACATGTGGAGACAGAAAATGTCTCGAAAGGACGTTCGACTGATAGAGGATGTGTGTGGAAGTGTGATGAAGAGGCTGGGTTACACTAGGTTTGCCAGTTAA